The following coding sequences lie in one Saccharopolyspora hordei genomic window:
- a CDS encoding alcohol dehydrogenase catalytic domain-containing protein — protein MRIKGAVLQECGRPGPWEQSQPIAVTELDLDEPGPGELLVRLEAAGVCHSDLSVVDGNRVRPVPMLLGHEACGRVERTGPGVSDLAEGQRVVLYFVPRCEECDACRAGGRMLCSPGWAANGAGTLLSGARRLHWDGQDVHHHCGVSGFATHAVVDRHSVVPIGDDVPPEVGALLGCAVLTGGGAVKNAGRLAAGEDVTVVGVGGVGMAAVLVAQACGAGSVTVVDPLADKRSRGLELGAVRALTPEEAVESGHRTPLVVEASGNARAFETAVSVTAPGGRTVSVGLASPEARSSISPLALVSETRSIIGSFLGSGLPANDIPEYADLWRAGKLPVEQLVSGTIELDDINHAMDELSAGRAMRQVIRF, from the coding sequence ATGCGGATCAAGGGCGCGGTGTTGCAGGAGTGCGGTCGTCCGGGGCCGTGGGAGCAGTCCCAGCCGATCGCGGTCACCGAACTCGACCTCGACGAGCCCGGGCCGGGCGAACTGCTGGTGCGGCTGGAGGCCGCCGGGGTGTGCCACTCCGACCTGTCCGTTGTGGACGGCAATCGGGTGCGCCCCGTGCCGATGCTGCTCGGGCACGAGGCCTGCGGCCGGGTCGAGCGGACCGGGCCCGGCGTCAGCGACCTCGCCGAGGGGCAGCGGGTGGTCCTGTACTTCGTGCCGCGGTGCGAGGAGTGCGACGCGTGCCGGGCAGGGGGCCGCATGCTGTGCTCGCCGGGGTGGGCCGCCAACGGGGCGGGCACGCTGCTCTCCGGCGCGCGGCGGCTGCACTGGGACGGGCAGGACGTGCACCACCACTGCGGGGTGTCCGGGTTCGCCACGCACGCGGTGGTGGACCGGCACTCGGTGGTGCCGATCGGCGACGACGTCCCCCCGGAGGTCGGCGCGCTGCTCGGCTGCGCGGTGCTGACCGGGGGCGGCGCGGTGAAGAACGCCGGCCGGCTCGCCGCGGGCGAGGACGTGACGGTCGTCGGCGTCGGCGGTGTCGGGATGGCCGCGGTGCTCGTCGCGCAGGCCTGCGGGGCCGGCAGCGTCACCGTGGTGGACCCGTTGGCGGACAAGCGGTCCCGCGGGCTGGAGCTCGGCGCGGTGCGGGCGCTGACGCCTGAGGAGGCCGTCGAGTCCGGGCACCGGACCCCGCTCGTGGTGGAGGCCAGCGGCAACGCGCGGGCGTTCGAGACCGCGGTGTCGGTGACCGCGCCGGGCGGGCGCACGGTGTCGGTCGGGTTGGCCTCGCCGGAGGCGCGCAGCAGCATCTCGCCGTTGGCGCTGGTCAGCGAGACCCGCTCGATCATCGGGTCGTTCCTGGGCTCGGGGCTGCCCGCGAACGACATCCCCGAGTACGCCGACCTGTGGCGGGCGGGGAAGCTGCCCGTGGAGCAGCTGGTGTCGGGCACCATCGAGCTGGACGACATCAACCACGCCATGGACGAGCTCTCCGCGGGCCGGGCCATGCGCCAGGTGATCCGTTTCTGA
- a CDS encoding protein kinase domain-containing protein yields MLIDSLSSYYYGEPEEDWGPGDAPLAPGDVLAPGYEVVDHMRRGNRLDTYDVWSEDRSCRCIAKTLRPERAEDARAVAWLRNEGVLLTQFTHPHLVRGYEIVQTVPPARPAVITETLPGHTLSYLIDEHGVLPPVDVAVLGIQLCSVLSYLHRRGWVHLDVKPSNIVEVGGRAVLLDLSLSCRIGERSSAGTFDYLSPEQAAGGQMTPTADTWGLGVTLYEALSGTTPWAHVSHRARSSGGTRYYPQLDQVPDPLHTQDASLPEALCRTVDACLTPDPESRPTVAEVAAELVSWSGVDPRTATS; encoded by the coding sequence GTGTTGATCGACTCGTTGAGCTCGTACTACTACGGCGAACCGGAGGAGGACTGGGGCCCGGGAGACGCCCCGCTCGCGCCGGGTGACGTCCTCGCGCCCGGGTACGAGGTCGTCGACCACATGCGCCGGGGCAACCGGCTCGACACCTACGACGTCTGGAGCGAGGACCGGTCCTGCCGGTGCATCGCCAAGACGCTCCGCCCGGAACGCGCCGAGGACGCTCGCGCGGTGGCCTGGTTGCGCAACGAGGGCGTGCTGCTGACCCAGTTCACCCACCCGCACCTGGTGCGCGGCTACGAGATCGTGCAGACCGTGCCGCCCGCGCGTCCCGCGGTGATCACCGAGACGCTGCCCGGGCACACGCTGAGCTACCTGATCGACGAGCACGGCGTCCTGCCGCCGGTGGACGTGGCGGTGCTGGGCATCCAGCTGTGCTCGGTGCTGAGCTACCTGCACCGCCGCGGCTGGGTGCACCTGGACGTCAAGCCGTCCAACATCGTCGAGGTGGGCGGCCGCGCCGTGCTGCTCGACCTCAGCCTGAGCTGCCGGATCGGCGAGCGCAGCTCGGCCGGCACGTTCGACTACCTCTCGCCGGAGCAGGCCGCGGGCGGGCAGATGACTCCCACGGCCGACACCTGGGGCCTGGGCGTGACGCTGTACGAGGCGCTGTCCGGGACCACGCCGTGGGCGCACGTCTCGCACCGGGCGCGCAGCAGCGGCGGCACCCGCTACTACCCGCAGCTCGACCAGGTCCCGGATCCGCTGCACACCCAGGACGCCTCCCTGCCCGAGGCGCTGTGCCGCACCGTCGACGCCTGCCTCACCCCGGACCCGGAGTCCCGGCCGACGGTGGCGGAGGTGGCCGCCGAGCTGGTCAGCTGGTCCGGCGTCGACCCCCGCACCGCGACGTCCTAG
- a CDS encoding S8 family serine peptidase, whose product MRIRALVTAALVGLSVLTTQTTATAQQTGDPLGDAQWGLTQLRAPEAWASSTGAGQVIAVVDTGVDLGHPDLAPKLVPGATFAGCGDGPAPCGNGDWRGVDGVGQPADVHGTHVAGIAAAVAGNGVGIAGVAPDARIMPVKVLENGSGSFPEIAAGIRWAADHGADVINLSLGASLGAQVLTLLGINAEAKEAVAYAREKGVVVVASAGNETSPLCGTPAWEAGALCVTATDPKGQHASYSNFGIKLDTKAVAAPGGASKQGCENAVVSTVPRGMGKPECGQSDYDSLAGTSMAAPHVAGVAALLTAQGRDVEGVERALIRTARTPLLGTRGLYTAVQGYGLVDAAAAVQQPL is encoded by the coding sequence ATGCGGATTCGGGCACTGGTGACCGCCGCACTGGTCGGGCTGTCCGTCCTGACCACGCAGACCACGGCCACCGCGCAGCAGACCGGTGACCCGCTCGGTGACGCGCAGTGGGGGCTCACACAGCTCCGGGCGCCGGAAGCGTGGGCGAGCAGCACGGGCGCGGGGCAGGTCATCGCCGTGGTGGACACCGGCGTCGACCTCGGGCACCCGGACCTGGCGCCGAAGCTGGTGCCGGGTGCGACCTTCGCGGGGTGCGGTGACGGACCGGCGCCGTGCGGCAACGGCGACTGGCGCGGGGTCGACGGGGTCGGACAGCCGGCCGACGTCCACGGCACGCACGTCGCCGGCATCGCGGCGGCCGTGGCGGGCAACGGCGTCGGCATCGCCGGGGTGGCACCGGACGCCCGGATCATGCCGGTCAAGGTCCTGGAGAACGGCTCCGGCAGCTTCCCGGAGATCGCCGCGGGCATCCGCTGGGCGGCCGACCACGGGGCGGACGTGATCAACCTCAGCCTCGGCGCCTCGCTCGGCGCGCAGGTGCTGACGCTGCTCGGGATCAACGCCGAGGCCAAGGAGGCCGTCGCCTACGCGCGCGAGAAGGGCGTGGTCGTGGTGGCGTCCGCGGGCAACGAGACCTCGCCGCTGTGCGGCACCCCGGCGTGGGAGGCGGGCGCGCTGTGCGTCACCGCCACCGACCCGAAGGGTCAGCACGCGTCCTACTCCAACTTCGGCATCAAGCTGGACACCAAGGCCGTCGCCGCGCCGGGTGGCGCGTCCAAGCAGGGCTGCGAGAACGCCGTCGTGTCCACCGTCCCGCGCGGCATGGGCAAGCCGGAGTGCGGGCAGAGCGACTACGACTCGCTCGCCGGGACGTCCATGGCGGCCCCGCACGTCGCGGGCGTCGCGGCGCTGCTCACCGCGCAGGGCCGCGACGTCGAGGGCGTCGAGCGGGCGCTGATCCGCACGGCCCGCACCCCGCTGCTGGGCACGCGCGGGCTGTACACCGCGGTGCAGGGCTACGGCCTGGTCGACGCCGCGGCCGCCGTCCAGCAGCCGCTGTGA